A genomic window from Sphingobacterium sp. BN32 includes:
- a CDS encoding GMC oxidoreductase, with amino-acid sequence MDLNSEFDVIVIGSGISGGWAVKEFTEKGFKTLLIERGRMVKHIKDYPTANMDPWEFEHRGQKTKADVAENKLISKHYAYGEATKHFYIKDEDQEYIQEKPFDWIRGFQIGGKSLLWARQTQRWSDFEFNAPKKYDYAIDWPIRYADLAPWYSHVEKFVGISGNRDGIENMPDSEVVGAFEMNQVEKAIADSIDRNFTDRKAIIGRSANLAVIKDEQKKQGRGQCMARSLCERGCPFGGYFSSNSSTIPYAEKTGNLTIVTDSIAESIIYDDKTGKASAVQVIDANSREKKIYRAKVIFLNAATLNSNLILLNSKSERFPNGLGNDNGLLGRYIAFHNYRGRITADIDGFEDSYYFGRRPTQVFIPAFKNIHSDAETFKGSYLIAYSANRDGWGRNPGLDTLGASFKDAILEPGGWKISMMMQGEVLPIYENHVRLSPDKKDKYGLPQLITSIGYSDNDVAMMEDFFKEGTSILEKAGCKNIKKLDQHIAFGRQPGLEVHDVGGVRMGEDPKDSLLNKYNQLHHCKNVFVTDGACMSSVGNQNPSLTFMALTARAVDYAADQLKNGYL; translated from the coding sequence ATGGACCTAAACAGCGAATTTGATGTAATTGTTATTGGCTCAGGAATCAGTGGTGGATGGGCAGTGAAGGAATTTACCGAAAAGGGATTTAAGACGCTCTTGATCGAAAGAGGGCGTATGGTTAAGCATATAAAAGATTATCCAACGGCGAATATGGATCCTTGGGAATTTGAACACCGAGGGCAGAAGACCAAAGCCGACGTTGCAGAGAATAAGCTGATCAGTAAGCACTATGCCTATGGCGAGGCGACAAAGCATTTTTATATTAAAGACGAGGATCAAGAGTATATTCAAGAGAAGCCTTTCGACTGGATCCGCGGATTTCAGATTGGCGGTAAATCGCTATTGTGGGCAAGACAAACGCAACGTTGGAGCGACTTTGAATTCAATGCACCAAAGAAATATGACTATGCAATAGATTGGCCGATTCGCTATGCGGATCTAGCACCCTGGTACTCGCACGTAGAAAAGTTCGTCGGCATCTCGGGTAATCGGGACGGTATTGAAAATATGCCGGACTCGGAGGTCGTTGGGGCCTTTGAGATGAACCAAGTGGAGAAAGCTATCGCAGATTCCATTGATCGGAACTTTACAGACCGTAAAGCGATCATTGGTCGTTCTGCGAACCTAGCGGTGATTAAGGACGAGCAGAAGAAGCAGGGCAGAGGGCAATGTATGGCGAGATCGCTTTGCGAGCGTGGTTGTCCTTTTGGGGGCTATTTCAGTTCTAATTCGTCGACTATCCCTTATGCCGAGAAAACAGGCAATCTGACCATCGTAACGGATAGCATCGCTGAGTCGATTATCTATGATGATAAGACCGGAAAAGCTTCGGCTGTACAGGTTATTGATGCGAACAGCAGAGAGAAGAAAATATACAGAGCGAAGGTGATCTTTCTGAATGCAGCGACATTGAATTCGAACCTAATCCTATTGAATTCCAAATCCGAGCGTTTTCCGAATGGCTTGGGGAATGATAATGGGCTGTTAGGGCGATATATTGCCTTCCACAATTATAGAGGCAGGATTACAGCCGATATTGATGGCTTTGAAGATTCTTATTATTTCGGGCGCCGGCCAACACAGGTTTTTATCCCGGCATTTAAGAATATTCACAGCGATGCGGAGACATTTAAGGGCTCTTACCTGATTGCTTATTCTGCGAATCGCGATGGCTGGGGTCGCAATCCGGGTTTGGATACTCTGGGGGCTAGCTTTAAAGATGCCATATTGGAACCGGGAGGCTGGAAGATTTCTATGATGATGCAAGGGGAAGTGTTGCCGATTTATGAGAATCATGTACGCTTAAGTCCTGATAAAAAGGATAAATATGGCCTTCCACAACTTATTACATCCATTGGGTATTCGGATAATGATGTGGCAATGATGGAGGACTTCTTTAAAGAAGGGACTTCCATTCTGGAGAAGGCCGGTTGTAAAAATATTAAGAAGCTAGATCAGCATATCGCTTTCGGGCGGCAGCCGGGTTTGGAGGTTCATGATGTGGGCGGTGTTCGTATGGGCGAGGATCCTAAGGATTCCTTGTTGAACAAATACAACCAGTTGCATCATTGCAAGAATGTATTTGTGACCGACGGGGCATGTATGTCCAGTGTTGGTAATCAGAACCCTTCGCTAACCTTCATGGCATTGACTGCCAGAGCTGTTGATTATGCAGCGGATCAATTGAAAAACGGATATTTATAA
- a CDS encoding dihydrodipicolinate synthase family protein produces MKKLTKELKDFLMEGQVFPAHPLALNEDRTLDEASQRRLTRYYMESGAGGVAVAVHSTQFEIRDPNINLFRKVLELAAEEIDKANLDRPFLKIAGICGPTEQALEEAAIAVELGYDIGLLSMGGLQGWTEEAILERVRKVAQVIPVFGFYLQPSVGGRIFSYEFWRSFVEIEGVEAIKCASFNRYQTLDVMRALASSSRADDVAMYTGNDDNIVADLLTTYDFQVDGLSKSIDFRGGLLGHWAVWTKKAVDLMQQVKQAKASKDYHHLNALLSKGVKVTDSNAAFFDPAHDFHGCIPGIHEVLRRQGLLKGIWCLNPDEVLSEGQAEEISRVYDNYPELNDDAFVKSFLAKDKA; encoded by the coding sequence ATGAAAAAGCTGACAAAAGAATTAAAGGATTTCTTAATGGAAGGGCAGGTCTTTCCTGCGCATCCATTAGCATTGAATGAAGACCGTACTTTGGACGAAGCAAGCCAGCGCCGCCTAACGCGGTATTATATGGAGTCTGGCGCGGGCGGAGTTGCGGTAGCTGTGCACTCTACGCAGTTCGAGATTCGCGATCCTAATATCAATTTATTCCGCAAGGTATTGGAACTCGCTGCGGAGGAAATTGATAAAGCAAATCTAGATCGTCCTTTCCTTAAAATCGCAGGTATCTGCGGTCCTACAGAGCAAGCACTCGAGGAAGCAGCAATCGCTGTGGAATTAGGGTATGACATCGGATTGCTAAGTATGGGAGGGCTACAGGGCTGGACGGAGGAAGCCATCTTGGAGCGCGTGCGCAAAGTGGCACAGGTTATTCCGGTATTCGGGTTCTACTTACAGCCTTCAGTGGGCGGCCGTATCTTCTCTTACGAGTTTTGGCGCTCCTTTGTCGAGATCGAAGGCGTCGAGGCTATCAAATGTGCATCTTTCAATAGATACCAGACCTTAGACGTGATGCGCGCATTGGCAAGCTCATCGCGTGCTGATGACGTCGCTATGTACACAGGAAATGATGACAATATCGTCGCCGACCTATTGACAACATATGATTTCCAGGTAGATGGATTGAGCAAGTCGATCGACTTCCGCGGTGGGCTATTGGGCCACTGGGCAGTATGGACAAAAAAGGCAGTAGATTTAATGCAGCAGGTTAAACAGGCGAAAGCTTCCAAAGATTATCATCATTTAAACGCTTTATTGAGCAAAGGTGTGAAAGTTACAGACAGCAATGCGGCATTCTTCGATCCTGCACATGATTTCCATGGCTGTATTCCAGGTATCCATGAGGTACTGCGTCGTCAAGGCCTATTGAAGGGCATCTGGTGTCTAAATCCCGATGAAGTATTGTCAGAAGGGCAGGCCGAGGAGATCTCTCGTGTCTACGATAATTATCCGGAATTGAATGATGACGCGTTCGTCAAATCATTCCTAGCGAAAGATAAGGCTTAG
- a CDS encoding Nramp family divalent metal transporter: MNKNWLLKGLSILGPGIVTAALVFGPSKMTITSKMGADYGFELIWVIILAIFFMLIFTNMSARIGQYNTDSLLTLIRKKIGKFGSIFIGAGIFLVAISFQAGNSTGVGIAMGEATDTDAKIWIIVFNLAGILLLFFRSFYQVLEKVMLGLVILMLFSFVLTLLLIQPSFSHIADGLIPHIPSGSTGLIVAFIASCFSLVGAFYQSYLVQEKRKANGSVAGEPLSEDKHAQLSSTIGILILGIMSAVVLICAASVLHPKGLKVNSASEMAMALEPLFGSNASHLFLIGLFGASFSSLIGNAALGGSMLGDAIGLKGNLNNKYVKMLIAIVMVFGAIISLLFSKLPLELIVLAQSVTIFLVPFTGIAIYWIANSEDIMGEHKNNMFQKIVGLLGLLLVIGLAVLNFKVLVLS, translated from the coding sequence ATGAATAAAAACTGGTTATTAAAAGGCCTATCCATATTAGGTCCGGGGATTGTAACAGCCGCTCTTGTTTTTGGGCCTAGTAAGATGACGATTACTTCCAAAATGGGAGCAGACTATGGCTTTGAGCTCATCTGGGTTATCATTCTTGCCATATTCTTCATGCTCATATTTACGAATATGAGCGCTAGAATCGGGCAATATAACACAGACTCGCTATTAACGTTGATTCGCAAAAAGATAGGGAAGTTCGGAAGTATCTTTATCGGTGCAGGAATTTTTCTTGTCGCCATCTCCTTTCAAGCGGGGAATTCCACAGGCGTTGGGATTGCGATGGGGGAAGCTACAGATACTGATGCAAAGATCTGGATCATCGTATTCAACTTGGCGGGTATCTTATTACTGTTCTTCAGATCCTTTTATCAGGTATTGGAAAAAGTGATGCTGGGGCTAGTGATCCTGATGCTTTTCAGTTTTGTGTTGACATTGCTATTGATTCAGCCTTCGTTCAGCCATATTGCTGATGGTTTGATTCCGCATATTCCTAGCGGTTCGACTGGTTTGATCGTAGCCTTTATTGCTTCTTGTTTTTCATTAGTAGGGGCATTTTACCAATCCTATTTGGTTCAGGAAAAGAGGAAAGCGAATGGTTCTGTTGCAGGCGAGCCACTCTCGGAAGATAAGCATGCACAACTAAGTAGCACCATCGGGATATTGATCTTAGGGATCATGAGTGCAGTCGTGTTAATCTGCGCGGCGTCCGTACTTCATCCAAAAGGATTGAAAGTTAACTCGGCATCAGAAATGGCGATGGCATTAGAGCCGCTATTTGGATCGAACGCTAGCCACCTGTTTCTGATAGGATTATTCGGCGCTTCGTTCTCCTCACTGATTGGGAATGCCGCCCTTGGAGGTTCTATGCTAGGAGACGCTATTGGCTTGAAAGGAAACTTGAACAATAAATACGTCAAGATGCTGATTGCGATTGTCATGGTTTTCGGAGCAATCATTTCCTTATTGTTTAGCAAGCTTCCACTAGAGCTTATTGTACTAGCGCAAAGTGTCACGATATTCTTGGTGCCATTTACCGGAATAGCGATTTATTGGATTGCCAACAGTGAAGATATCATGGGCGAGCATAAGAATAATATGTTTCAGAAGATAGTTGGCCTATTGGGTCTACTGTTGGTAATTGGCTTAGCGGTATTGAATTTTAAAGTATTAGTATTATCATAA
- a CDS encoding prolyl oligopeptidase family serine peptidase, with translation MSTLKKTIPYCYCCALLFMAMLQPLFAQNKKDKKAVWAEISSYFHAPAAFENQYGDYKSVLIDEEGKEIQSKSAWAKQREKIKAKWMNQMGQWPAFLEDQKLQFLDTTVREGYTEYVVAFDWLPNRKTQGYLLVPHTKGKKAAVLTVFYEPETAIGRGKAERDFALQLCKQGFITLSIGTAETTNNKTYSLYYPSIDKAEIQPLSALAYAAANAWYVLANYKEVDSKRIGIMGHSYGGKWAMFGSCLFDKFACAVWSDPGIVFDETKGSGVNYWEPWYLGYYPPPWQNAWRQTGMIDGAKGLYPKLMKSKQDLHELHALMAPRPFLVSGGSSDPIDRWIPLNHTIKLNKLLGYENRVAMTNRPEHSPNAESNRQANLFFEYFLK, from the coding sequence ATGAGCACATTGAAAAAGACGATTCCATATTGCTACTGTTGCGCTTTGCTATTTATGGCTATGCTGCAGCCTCTTTTCGCGCAGAACAAGAAGGATAAAAAGGCTGTATGGGCAGAAATAAGTTCGTATTTCCATGCTCCTGCTGCTTTCGAGAATCAATATGGCGATTACAAATCAGTGCTCATCGATGAAGAAGGAAAGGAAATCCAGAGCAAATCAGCTTGGGCAAAGCAAAGAGAAAAGATTAAAGCGAAGTGGATGAATCAGATGGGGCAATGGCCTGCATTCTTAGAAGATCAAAAGCTTCAGTTTTTAGACACGACCGTTCGAGAAGGGTATACGGAATATGTGGTGGCTTTTGACTGGTTGCCCAATCGGAAAACTCAGGGATACTTATTGGTCCCCCATACAAAAGGTAAGAAAGCAGCGGTATTGACCGTGTTTTACGAGCCTGAAACTGCTATCGGTCGTGGCAAAGCCGAGCGAGATTTTGCCTTGCAATTATGCAAGCAAGGTTTCATTACCTTATCTATCGGTACTGCCGAAACAACGAACAATAAAACCTACTCCTTATACTATCCATCGATAGACAAGGCAGAAATACAGCCGCTCTCTGCACTGGCATACGCTGCTGCAAATGCATGGTATGTGTTGGCAAATTATAAGGAAGTAGATTCCAAAAGGATTGGTATTATGGGGCATTCTTACGGCGGCAAATGGGCGATGTTTGGCTCTTGCTTATTCGATAAGTTTGCTTGCGCAGTATGGTCAGATCCGGGGATCGTATTTGATGAAACCAAAGGTTCGGGTGTAAATTACTGGGAACCTTGGTATTTGGGGTATTATCCACCGCCTTGGCAAAATGCGTGGAGACAGACCGGAATGATTGATGGCGCAAAAGGCTTATATCCTAAGCTGATGAAATCAAAGCAAGACCTGCACGAGTTGCATGCTTTAATGGCTCCGCGCCCATTCCTGGTATCCGGTGGTTCGTCGGATCCTATCGATAGATGGATTCCATTGAATCACACGATTAAGTTGAACAAATTATTGGGATATGAAAATAGAGTCGCGATGACCAATAGACCGGAGCATTCGCCGAATGCCGAATCTAACCGTCAAGCCAATCTATTTTTTGAATATTTCTTGAAGTAA
- a CDS encoding M20 family metallopeptidase — MTPIEYIQKQDKHILEKVVQWRRHLHQHPELSFEEKETTKYIASVLDEMGIPYEQVSPTGLIGFIRGNGSSEKSVALRADIDALPITEENQHGYASLNKGVMHACGHDFHSSNLLGVAYLLNEIKHTLNGNVVLIFQAAEERIPGGASAIVASGILDRYHVQKVIGQHVSPQLPLGTFGFKSGYAMASSDEIYIDIMGRGGHGAQPQLNIDPVIISAQLLVALQQVVSRYADPRIPSVLSFGKVIADGAANVIPSTVHLAGTFRTTDEQWRASALAKIENMIVQTVDAYGASAKIEIKRGYPTLYNDPELTTEIQQLATNLYGAENCLSVPTWMASEDFAYYAQQYPALFYFVGTRNEEKGIVSELHTPTFDIDETIYERSVEFMFKGAVSVLQDL, encoded by the coding sequence ATGACCCCTATTGAATATATTCAAAAGCAGGATAAGCATATCCTAGAAAAAGTCGTTCAATGGCGCCGACACCTACATCAGCATCCGGAGCTGTCTTTTGAGGAAAAAGAGACAACAAAATATATCGCTTCAGTGCTTGATGAAATGGGTATTCCCTATGAACAGGTTTCCCCTACGGGACTTATTGGGTTTATTCGTGGGAATGGTTCGTCCGAAAAAAGTGTCGCACTACGAGCCGATATTGACGCATTGCCCATTACGGAAGAGAACCAGCATGGGTATGCTTCTTTAAATAAAGGCGTGATGCATGCATGCGGTCATGACTTTCATAGTTCGAACCTGTTGGGTGTTGCTTATTTGCTGAATGAGATTAAGCACACTTTGAATGGAAATGTGGTTTTGATCTTCCAAGCGGCAGAGGAAAGAATTCCAGGCGGAGCGTCGGCGATCGTGGCGTCCGGTATTCTGGATCGCTATCATGTTCAAAAAGTAATTGGGCAACATGTGTCGCCACAGTTGCCATTGGGGACTTTCGGTTTTAAGTCGGGATATGCGATGGCATCCAGTGATGAGATCTATATTGATATTATGGGGCGAGGTGGGCATGGCGCTCAACCGCAGCTGAATATTGATCCGGTTATTATCTCGGCGCAGTTATTAGTTGCTTTGCAACAAGTCGTTTCCCGCTATGCTGACCCCAGGATTCCATCTGTTCTATCCTTTGGAAAAGTAATTGCGGATGGCGCAGCGAATGTAATTCCTTCGACGGTGCATTTAGCGGGGACTTTCCGGACGACCGACGAACAATGGAGAGCATCGGCACTAGCGAAAATTGAGAATATGATCGTTCAGACCGTAGATGCTTATGGTGCTTCGGCAAAGATCGAAATAAAGCGAGGCTATCCAACCTTATATAATGACCCTGAACTCACAACCGAAATACAGCAGCTTGCGACCAATCTATACGGTGCTGAAAATTGCTTATCCGTTCCGACCTGGATGGCATCGGAAGACTTCGCTTATTACGCGCAGCAGTATCCTGCTTTATTCTATTTTGTAGGAACGAGAAATGAAGAAAAGGGAATTGTTTCGGAATTACACACGCCGACTTTCGATATCGACGAAACAATTTATGAAAGATCGGTTGAGTTTATGTTTAAAGGTGCAGTTTCCGTTTTGCAGGATTTGTAA
- a CDS encoding NAD(P)-dependent oxidoreductase: protein MDLKKLEEKYAVPSKELVEDVKQIEGDIMLLGIAGKMGVSMGKLLVDALKLAGKDNKVYGVSRFSDPKAKSQVEESGIIAIACDLLNDEQLFNLPDVANVIYLAGHKFGTVGNEDFTWAMNTYLPGRVSEKFKNAKIVAFSSGNILPFVKLNEGGVDEDAVPEPIGEYAQSCLGRERVFQYFAKKNSTAMLIYRLNYAVDFRYGVIMEIGKSVWNGKPIDLRTENVNVIWQGDANEIAIRSLLHCESPAKILNVTGPETLSTKWVAKEFAKLFGKEAKFVHEAEGTALLNNASECHRLFGYPKVTIREVIELNATWIQNGGEEFGKPTHFQERGGQF from the coding sequence ATGGATTTAAAAAAATTGGAAGAAAAATACGCTGTACCTTCTAAAGAATTAGTGGAAGACGTAAAGCAGATTGAGGGTGATATCATGCTATTGGGCATAGCAGGCAAGATGGGGGTTAGCATGGGCAAGCTTTTAGTAGATGCGTTGAAATTAGCAGGTAAAGACAATAAAGTTTATGGAGTATCCCGTTTCTCAGATCCGAAGGCGAAGAGCCAGGTCGAAGAGAGCGGAATTATCGCCATCGCATGTGATTTGTTGAACGACGAACAGCTGTTTAATTTGCCGGATGTCGCCAATGTAATTTACCTGGCAGGCCATAAATTCGGCACTGTCGGTAATGAGGATTTCACTTGGGCGATGAATACTTATCTGCCGGGCCGTGTTTCTGAGAAATTCAAAAACGCAAAAATCGTTGCTTTCTCCTCAGGCAATATACTTCCTTTTGTGAAATTAAATGAGGGTGGTGTTGACGAGGATGCTGTTCCGGAACCTATCGGAGAGTATGCGCAATCTTGCTTAGGGCGCGAGCGTGTATTCCAATATTTCGCTAAGAAGAACAGTACAGCCATGCTAATTTATCGTTTAAATTACGCTGTTGACTTCCGTTATGGAGTGATTATGGAGATCGGTAAGTCCGTTTGGAATGGAAAGCCTATCGATTTGCGCACGGAGAATGTGAATGTGATCTGGCAAGGTGATGCCAATGAAATCGCTATCCGTTCGTTATTGCATTGTGAATCCCCGGCGAAGATATTAAACGTGACGGGTCCTGAAACCCTATCGACCAAATGGGTCGCTAAGGAATTCGCTAAGCTATTTGGCAAGGAAGCTAAGTTTGTTCATGAAGCTGAAGGAACTGCTTTATTGAATAATGCTTCCGAGTGCCATCGTTTATTTGGCTATCCAAAGGTTACAATCAGAGAAGTGATCGAGCTTAATGCTACTTGGATTCAAAATGGAGGCGAAGAGTTCGGCAAACCGACGCACTTCCAGGAAAGAGGAGGACAATTCTAA
- a CDS encoding sodium:solute symporter family protein — protein sequence MQPIDYIVIVVFFILLIGIGIYSYFKVSSSADFFTAGGKLPWWLSGISHHVSGYSGAVFVAYASIAYTHGFVMYVWWALTIAIAMIGTIVFIAPRWARLRTKTGIQSPTEYLATRYNLPVQQLMAWCGVIVKLFDVGAKWAAVGILLNAFMGVPIVTGIILSGVVTLFYVTLGGLWADVLNDFMSFLIQVASGLVMFFVVLMHLGDGASGVFTMWDRLPPENSNFFNSPYTVGFAMAFLVINFFSYSGGTWNLATRFISSPSGKDAKKAAILSAILYLVWPLILFYPMFAAPIFFPNLEKPETSYSLMAMEFLPPGLLGLLVASLFSTTLSMTSSDANTISSVITRDILPVMIKKVKTFDKKKMLLTARITTFSFLVLTIIIAFNAQTFGGVIGLIISWFAALLGPISIPMILGLLPYFRHSGSTAALLSIIGGLATFVILKLIGGTGLAVELAGPLITSLVLYIGYAFVVKSPVPEKTEKLLEAINEE from the coding sequence ATGCAGCCCATTGATTATATCGTCATTGTCGTGTTTTTCATTCTCTTGATTGGGATCGGTATCTACAGTTACTTCAAGGTATCTTCATCCGCCGACTTCTTTACCGCAGGAGGGAAGCTCCCTTGGTGGTTGTCGGGAATATCACATCACGTCTCCGGCTATAGCGGCGCAGTTTTCGTGGCGTATGCGTCTATCGCCTACACCCACGGATTTGTAATGTACGTTTGGTGGGCTTTGACGATTGCAATTGCCATGATCGGAACAATCGTCTTTATTGCACCCCGATGGGCAAGGCTGCGAACAAAAACCGGTATACAATCGCCAACAGAGTACTTAGCGACTCGGTACAACCTGCCAGTTCAACAATTAATGGCTTGGTGCGGAGTAATTGTTAAGTTATTTGATGTTGGAGCTAAATGGGCAGCAGTAGGGATCTTATTAAACGCGTTCATGGGCGTTCCTATCGTTACAGGTATTATTCTTTCCGGGGTAGTGACCTTATTCTATGTGACCTTAGGAGGCCTGTGGGCCGATGTACTAAACGACTTCATGTCATTTCTCATCCAGGTAGCTTCCGGCTTAGTCATGTTTTTCGTAGTCTTAATGCACTTGGGCGACGGGGCATCCGGCGTGTTTACCATGTGGGATCGTCTGCCGCCGGAAAATAGCAATTTTTTCAACTCGCCCTATACGGTAGGCTTTGCGATGGCATTTTTAGTGATCAACTTCTTCAGCTACAGTGGCGGAACCTGGAACCTCGCGACGCGCTTTATTTCATCCCCGTCGGGCAAAGACGCCAAAAAGGCGGCCATCCTTTCCGCAATCCTTTACCTTGTTTGGCCATTAATCCTTTTCTACCCGATGTTCGCTGCGCCTATATTCTTCCCGAATTTAGAAAAACCGGAGACGTCCTATTCCTTAATGGCAATGGAGTTTCTACCTCCGGGGCTTCTAGGCTTGTTAGTTGCATCGTTATTCTCGACAACATTATCAATGACCTCATCGGATGCAAATACCATCTCTTCCGTGATTACACGTGATATACTGCCCGTAATGATTAAGAAAGTGAAGACATTTGATAAGAAGAAAATGTTGCTCACGGCACGTATCACGACCTTTAGTTTTCTGGTTTTAACCATCATTATCGCCTTCAACGCACAGACATTCGGTGGTGTTATTGGTCTTATTATATCCTGGTTCGCAGCATTATTAGGCCCTATTTCCATCCCGATGATTCTCGGTCTTTTGCCCTATTTCAGACACAGCGGGAGTACAGCGGCACTGCTCTCTATCATCGGAGGTTTAGCAACCTTCGTCATCCTAAAGCTCATCGGAGGTACAGGATTGGCGGTCGAGTTAGCCGGACCACTGATTACGTCGCTGGTACTTTATATCGGCTACGCATTTGTGGTTAAAAGCCCGGTACCTGAGAAGACGGAGAAACTCTTAGAAGCTATCAACGAAGAATAA
- a CDS encoding PQQ-dependent sugar dehydrogenase, with protein sequence MIFQPKPFIKILIFSCLFFTACRQTDHNFTVKDIPVEYLKLDNSYVEVSTVAEGLSVPWGMDYVDNKILFTEIAGKVKELNLTTGEVRTLLEIEDVFTRTTPGLLDITIQKNTKDDPYVFLNYTKKRDSLVVSTLMRYQYNGSELINPTEILSVAGANGHNGTRLLIDKNNILYWATGDVADNNMAQDSTTLNGKVLRMNLDGTVPADNPIPNSLVYAWGFRNIQGMTLDKDGNLFTAEHGDAIEDEVNWVRPLHNYGWPLIEGKHDTDEELAITAKTKMTEPIRSWTPVIAPAGMAYYNHDEISDWKNSLLLVTLKSQRLRVLNLNEDQHSIKEEHIYFGKHFGRMRAVLVLPNGDVLLSTSNRDWNPQPGFPKENDDRIIRLRITDQKPQSFLQEDPKVTAAAGNNNAAVLYKNYCASCHKEDGKGVANSFPPLVNSKRINDLTAFTKLLLEGTKEKKPINGVSYEQNMASYSFLKDEELAAIINYVKTEFGDQKTTTPAAVKALRK encoded by the coding sequence ATGATATTTCAACCTAAACCATTTATTAAAATTTTAATTTTCTCTTGCCTCTTCTTCACAGCATGCAGGCAAACGGATCATAACTTCACCGTCAAGGATATCCCTGTGGAATATCTTAAACTTGATAACAGCTACGTAGAAGTAAGTACCGTGGCAGAAGGTTTGTCTGTCCCATGGGGGATGGACTATGTAGACAATAAGATTCTATTTACCGAGATTGCAGGGAAAGTGAAAGAGCTGAATCTCACGACGGGTGAGGTGAGAACGCTCTTGGAGATCGAGGATGTGTTCACTAGAACGACGCCCGGCTTATTGGATATTACCATCCAAAAGAATACGAAAGATGACCCTTATGTCTTTTTAAACTATACGAAAAAGCGGGACTCTTTGGTGGTTTCAACCCTTATGCGCTATCAATACAATGGTTCTGAACTCATTAATCCAACGGAAATATTAAGCGTCGCAGGTGCCAATGGGCATAACGGAACGCGCCTTTTGATCGATAAGAACAATATTCTTTATTGGGCAACCGGGGATGTCGCGGATAACAATATGGCGCAGGATTCGACTACCCTAAATGGCAAGGTACTGCGCATGAATCTAGATGGCACTGTGCCGGCGGACAATCCTATTCCGAACAGCTTGGTATATGCCTGGGGATTCAGAAATATTCAAGGGATGACTTTAGATAAGGATGGCAATCTCTTCACTGCAGAGCATGGCGATGCTATCGAAGATGAAGTCAATTGGGTTCGACCTTTGCACAACTATGGTTGGCCTCTAATTGAAGGTAAGCACGATACGGATGAGGAGCTAGCGATTACGGCAAAGACTAAAATGACTGAGCCTATCCGATCATGGACTCCAGTGATCGCTCCGGCAGGTATGGCATATTATAACCACGATGAGATTTCGGACTGGAAGAATTCTTTGTTGCTCGTGACCCTTAAGAGTCAACGCCTTCGTGTGCTTAATCTGAATGAAGACCAACATAGCATCAAAGAAGAGCATATTTATTTTGGCAAACATTTCGGCCGTATGCGTGCTGTTTTGGTACTTCCAAATGGCGATGTGTTACTTTCCACGAGTAATAGAGATTGGAACCCTCAGCCAGGTTTTCCAAAGGAGAATGACGACCGTATCATACGCCTTCGAATTACCGATCAGAAACCACAGTCGTTTTTACAAGAGGATCCTAAAGTTACGGCTGCAGCGGGCAATAACAATGCTGCGGTATTGTATAAGAATTATTGCGCATCCTGCCATAAAGAGGATGGCAAAGGCGTCGCAAACTCCTTCCCGCCGCTCGTGAACTCTAAGCGTATAAACGACCTGACAGCGTTTACTAAGTTATTGCTGGAAGGGACAAAAGAAAAGAAACCAATTAATGGCGTAAGCTATGAGCAAAATATGGCAAGCTACTCATTCTTAAAGGATGAGGAACTCGCAGCGATAATCAATTATGTGAAAACCGAGTTTGGAGATCAGAAAACAACGACTCCGGCGGCCGTAAAAGCACTTAGAAAATAA